From Caldanaerovirga acetigignens, one genomic window encodes:
- a CDS encoding glycosyltransferase family 4 protein → MKKVLHVITDTNIGGAGRYLLNLLSAWDESRYSVAVACPAGGELEKRLKDLGVKVYLLKGGEKSFKILHLVQILGIIAREKVDLIHTHASLSGRIAGRLLGRRVVLTRHWMGKKSEMGIFRPLINRIFYQLLTDRVIAVSRAVKVSLMEIGVPAWLIKTVYNGIDVPNISGNCGKLRKELNMPERIPLIGMIGRLVPEKGHEYAIRAMPEVLKKFHDTRLVLVGDGPFRPYLEDLCGKVGVKDKVVFLGFRKDVEEIAIDFDVILMPSLSEGLPLALLESMALGKPVVASEAGGIPEIIKDGENGVLVPPKDEGALAEKIIRLLTSNEMREKLGENARQTVLSKFTAKIMAENTMRIYDELLK, encoded by the coding sequence ATGAAGAAAGTATTGCACGTCATAACCGATACTAATATAGGAGGGGCAGGCAGGTACCTTTTAAACCTCCTTTCTGCCTGGGATGAAAGTCGGTATTCGGTGGCTGTGGCGTGTCCTGCCGGAGGAGAATTGGAAAAGCGTTTAAAAGATTTAGGCGTAAAGGTTTATCTCCTAAAGGGCGGCGAAAAGTCATTTAAAATCTTACATCTGGTGCAGATTTTAGGAATCATTGCCCGGGAAAAGGTGGATTTAATCCATACCCATGCCAGCCTTTCGGGGCGAATAGCCGGAAGGCTTTTGGGCCGGAGGGTTGTATTGACCCGCCACTGGATGGGGAAAAAAAGCGAGATGGGTATTTTCAGGCCTCTAATAAACCGAATTTTTTACCAGCTCCTCACCGACCGGGTCATTGCGGTGTCAAGAGCCGTGAAGGTGAGTCTCATGGAAATTGGGGTTCCGGCCTGGCTGATAAAAACTGTGTACAATGGAATAGATGTTCCAAATATTTCAGGAAATTGCGGAAAACTGAGAAAGGAACTCAACATGCCAGAAAGAATTCCTCTAATAGGAATGATAGGCCGTCTTGTACCGGAAAAAGGCCATGAATACGCCATAAGGGCCATGCCGGAAGTATTAAAAAAATTTCATGATACTCGCTTGGTTTTGGTAGGGGATGGCCCATTTAGACCTTACCTTGAAGACTTGTGCGGGAAAGTGGGTGTCAAAGATAAAGTAGTTTTTTTGGGTTTTAGAAAAGATGTCGAAGAGATTGCCATTGATTTCGACGTAATCCTTATGCCATCTTTGAGCGAAGGTTTGCCCCTTGCACTTTTAGAATCCATGGCATTGGGGAAGCCCGTTGTGGCATCAGAAGCGGGTGGCATACCGGAGATTATAAAAGACGGGGAAAACGGTGTTCTAGTGCCTCCTAAGGATGAAGGAGCTCTGGCAGAAAAAATAATAAGGCTTTTGACGTCTAATGAAATGCGGGAAAAGTTAGGGGAAAATGCAAGGCAAACGGTATTATCAAAGTTCACAGCAAAGATAATGGCAGAAAACACCATGCGGATTTATGATGAACTGCTGAAGTAA
- a CDS encoding O-antigen ligase family protein yields MEAVIRWIAESLVIKSIGFLFSREVWVNSVLYRILEKIAGTSKALLRGRFIGLLLQSEPWEKEALSSSRFCKVFFNKANRFSVFKGIIRDTVENSSCYRYSAEIWLNFKMRPFKILSLVFLPATFTYAALKGIFSGLSVGEFTAVVIAAGILIPSYFINLNLYDVFKGSILLQAAGLLDGGRKAALPAVDNENAGFVYVFLGAVLGVLCFFLPTITVIKFIVLLMLSFLLYLKPYFGIYIMAFILPLVDTIYSVLLIGFTFVAMVLKAKKGEFGVPNGIVPAALFFTSAILAAVFSVARSESLKLLPIYAAYFITFLVFYHYCRREKVMKTALLFQTISTVGISLYGIYQYFFVRKPTAIAWVDTKLFPEITIRVYATLENPNVLAEYLVFAIPVVLAFIWTSDKVGRKLKFCGMLGIILTCLVMTLSRGGWLGLAVAVLVFALAVDRRLFAVLMLIAALSPVFLPTVIINRIASIGSLEDSSNAYRVTIWVATLRMLKDYWLTGLGLGLRAFSRVYRDYMIAGTPALHAHNFYLQLGLEMGILGLVSFIWFVWAELKEVTRIMRVGNIKKAVFAVAIAGAISGHLFHGLFDHVWFSPRIGMTFWEMAGILAAIITSEKTAEPKGEVERS; encoded by the coding sequence ATGGAAGCTGTAATTCGGTGGATAGCTGAAAGTTTGGTTATAAAATCGATAGGCTTTCTTTTCTCTCGAGAAGTATGGGTGAACAGTGTTCTATATAGGATTTTAGAAAAAATTGCCGGCACTTCGAAAGCCCTATTGCGCGGAAGGTTTATTGGGCTTTTATTGCAAAGTGAGCCGTGGGAGAAAGAAGCCTTGTCATCCAGCCGTTTTTGCAAAGTGTTTTTTAATAAGGCAAACCGTTTCTCCGTTTTCAAAGGCATTATAAGGGATACTGTAGAAAATAGCTCTTGTTACAGGTATTCAGCAGAAATATGGCTTAATTTTAAAATGCGACCTTTTAAAATTCTGTCTTTAGTCTTCTTGCCTGCAACATTTACCTACGCTGCTTTAAAAGGCATTTTTTCCGGTTTGTCGGTTGGAGAATTCACGGCTGTTGTAATTGCTGCAGGAATCTTGATTCCTTCCTATTTTATAAATTTGAATTTATACGATGTATTTAAAGGAAGCATTTTGCTGCAGGCGGCTGGTCTCCTTGACGGGGGTCGGAAGGCGGCTTTGCCTGCTGTTGATAATGAAAATGCCGGTTTTGTATATGTGTTTTTGGGTGCTGTTTTGGGAGTGCTTTGCTTTTTTTTGCCGACTATAACCGTTATCAAGTTTATTGTTTTGCTAATGCTTTCATTTTTACTATACCTGAAGCCCTATTTCGGAATTTATATCATGGCTTTCATACTGCCCCTTGTGGACACGATTTACAGCGTTTTGCTCATAGGGTTCACATTTGTTGCCATGGTACTTAAAGCTAAGAAGGGAGAGTTTGGGGTTCCGAACGGGATAGTACCAGCAGCTTTATTTTTCACTTCAGCCATCTTAGCAGCGGTTTTTTCAGTAGCACGGTCTGAGAGTTTGAAGCTGCTGCCTATTTATGCGGCTTATTTTATAACTTTTCTGGTTTTCTATCATTATTGCAGAAGAGAAAAGGTGATGAAAACGGCCCTTCTTTTTCAAACGATTTCCACGGTTGGAATATCTCTATACGGCATATATCAGTATTTTTTCGTAAGAAAACCTACTGCGATTGCATGGGTGGACACAAAATTATTTCCGGAAATAACTATAAGGGTCTATGCGACCTTGGAAAATCCAAATGTGCTGGCTGAGTATCTGGTTTTCGCCATTCCGGTGGTTTTGGCATTTATCTGGACGTCTGATAAAGTGGGGCGCAAACTGAAATTTTGTGGAATGCTGGGGATCATATTGACCTGCCTTGTGATGACCCTTTCGCGAGGAGGTTGGCTGGGGCTTGCCGTAGCCGTATTGGTTTTCGCCCTGGCGGTTGACCGCAGGTTGTTTGCAGTTTTGATGTTAATTGCGGCATTATCGCCGGTGTTTTTACCTACCGTTATTATCAACCGTATAGCGAGTATAGGAAGCCTGGAAGATAGCTCAAATGCTTACCGCGTAACTATATGGGTTGCTACCTTGAGGATGCTGAAGGATTACTGGTTAACGGGATTGGGACTCGGGCTTCGAGCATTTTCCAGGGTTTACAGGGATTACATGATTGCAGGAACTCCTGCACTTCACGCCCACAACTTTTACCTGCAGCTTGGCCTGGAAATGGGCATTTTGGGGCTTGTTTCCTTTATATGGTTCGTATGGGCTGAACTTAAAGAAGTAACAAGAATTATGCGAGTAGGAAATATAAAGAAAGCTGTGTTTGCTGTGGCAATTGCAGGGGCAATTTCCGGTCACCTGTTCCATGGGCTGTTCGACCACGTATGGTTCAGCCCAAGGATTGGCATGACTTTTTGGGAGATGGCAGGGATTCTGGCTGCTATAATTACATCGGAAAAAACTGCAGAGCCTAAGGGAGAAGTCGAAAGGTCATGA
- a CDS encoding DUF4330 domain-containing protein: MSFIDKKGRLFGLINVIDLLVIILVVAVAARFVLNPQKNSSVAEEKTIQVVMLVKDVRDATAKVIKEGDIVRETKTNNLLGKVTKVEVKPAETLVNTADGRVLSVLNPVLKDVYVTVEGSATVGENAIVLGGTEIRIGTAVQMKTNLYAVVATVMEINEFK, encoded by the coding sequence ATGAGTTTTATTGACAAAAAAGGTAGATTATTTGGATTGATAAATGTAATAGATTTGCTCGTGATAATTCTGGTTGTTGCGGTTGCGGCAAGATTTGTATTAAACCCGCAGAAAAATTCTTCAGTTGCTGAGGAAAAGACGATCCAGGTTGTGATGTTGGTGAAAGACGTCAGGGATGCCACTGCTAAAGTAATAAAGGAAGGGGATATAGTCCGCGAAACAAAGACTAATAACCTTCTTGGGAAAGTTACAAAAGTTGAGGTAAAACCTGCTGAAACTCTTGTAAATACCGCCGATGGCAGAGTTTTAAGCGTGCTAAATCCGGTATTAAAAGACGTTTACGTGACCGTTGAAGGTTCGGCGACGGTGGGGGAAAATGCCATTGTATTGGGAGGAACAGAAATAAGAATAGGGACTGCTGTCCAGATGAAGACTAACCTTTACGCAGTAGTAGCTACGGTTATGGAAATTAATGAGTTTAAATAA